Proteins found in one Ornithorhynchus anatinus isolate Pmale09 chromosome 8, mOrnAna1.pri.v4, whole genome shotgun sequence genomic segment:
- the SLCO4A1 gene encoding solute carrier organic anion transporter family member 4A1 isoform X2 — MEMPHSETVENGYSDMANSQEHGKPLSNDTLHSNAISPLDSCKRPLCDTNSGPKKQCKKINEENTACGWGPFKPDCLQVCNTPKGILFFLCLASFLQGMTVNGLINTVITSLERRFDLHSYQSGLIASSYDIAACVCLTFVSYFGGNGHKPQWLGWGILVMGFGSFVFTLPQFATSSYKVNFSEEIGMCHSNQSAPCTPSTSSLSNYRFIFMLGQFLHGIGATPLYTLGVTYLDENVKTSYSPVYIAIFYTAAILGPAAGYLIGGSLLNIYTEIGSHTDLTPENPLWVGAWWIGFVGAGAAAFLIALPILGYPRQLPGSQRYVVMRRSETHQLKDGSDITTANPDFGKTVKDLPLSIWLLLKNPTFFLLCLAGATEATLISGMSTFGPKFLESQLSLSASDAATLFGYLVVPAGGGGTFLGGFFVNKFKLRCSGMIKFCLFCTLISFLATSIFFLHCPNMPMAGVTLHSNRTLPEGILQLMEDCNENCECLTENYSPICGSNNIMYYSPCLAGCTKGTILPNGQKVYRNCSCIPQGHATAGKCTSSCEKKSLLLLFMFIAIFFTFLSSIPALTATLRCVSDRQRSFALGIQWIVVRTLGAWICFLFDSPFTI, encoded by the exons ATGGAAATGCCTCATAGTGAGACAGTTGAAAATGGGTATAGTGACATGGCTAATTCACAGGAGCACGGTAAACCGTTGAGCAATGACACTTTACATTCAAATGCCATCAGCCCCTTAGATTCTTGCAAAAGACCTCTCTGTGACACAAACTCTGGACCAAAAAAACAGTGCAAAAAAATCAATGAAGAAAATACTGCTTGTGGATGGGGGCCTTTTAAGCCTGATTGTTTACAGGTTTGCAATACACCAAAGGGAATTCTATTTTTCCTTTGTCTAGCTTCCTTTTTGCAAGGCATGACTGTAAATGGCCTCATAAACACAGTCATTACCTCATTAGAACGACGTTTTGATCTCCATAGTTACCAGAGTGGACTGATTGCTAGTTCATATGACATTGCAGCATGTGTCTGTTTGACGTTTGTCAGCTACTTTGGGGGTAATGGACATAAACCTcagtggctgggctgggggatTCTAGTCATGGGATTTGGCTCCTTTGTGTTTACATTGCCTCAGTTTGCCACTAGTAGCTACAAAGTGAACTTCTCTGAAGAGATTGGAATGTGTCACTCCAATCAGAGTGCACCTTGTACACCAAGTACCTCAAGTCTCTCAAACTACAGATTTATCTTCATGCTTGGGCAATTTCTTCATGGAATTGGAGCCACACCTCTCTACACTCTTGGAGTTACCTATTTAGATGAAAATGTCAAGACCAGCTACTCTCCGGTCTACATTG CTATTTTCTATACTGCTGCAATACTTGGCCCTGCTGCAGGTTACCTGATAGGAGGATCTCTACTTAATATTTATACAGAAATTGGCAGCCA TACTGACCTTACCCCCGAAAATCCTCTATGGGTTGGGGCCTGGTGGATAGGCTTCGTAGGGGCTGGAGCTGCTGCGTTTCTCATTGCCCTGCCCATCCTTGGCTATCCTCGTCAACTGCCAG GATCCCAGCGTTATGTGGTAATGAGACGATCTGAAACTCATCAGTTGAAAGACGGAAGCGATATTACAACGGCCAACCCAGATTTTGGAAAAACTGTTAAAGATCTGCCTCT CTCCATCTGGCTACTCTTGAAGAACCCCACTTTCTTCTTACTCTGTTTAGCTGGGGCAACTGAAGCCACACTCATTTCTGGAATGTCAACTTTTGGGCCCAAGTTTCTTGAATCCCAGTTAAGTTTAAGTGCCTCTGATGCTGCTACCTTGTTTG GTTACTTGGTGGTGCCAGCGGGAGGCGGCGGCACATTCCTTGGAGGATTCTTTGTGAACAAGTTTAAGCTTCGCTGTTCAGGAATGATCAAGTTTTGTCTGTTTTGCACATTAATAAGTTTTTTGGCAACCTCCATCTTTTTCCTGCACTGTCCCAATATGCCTATGGCAGGGGTCACCCTTCACTCTAACAG AACCTTGCCAGAAGGCATCCTCCAGCTGATGGAGGATTGCAATGAGAACTGCGAGTGTCTGACAGAGAACTATAGTCCCATCTGTGGCTCTAACAACATCATGTACTACTCTCCCTGCCTCGCAGGCTGCACTAAAGGAACCATCCTTCCAAATGGCCAGAAG GTTTACCGGAACTGTAGCTGTATTCCTCAAGGTCATGCTACAGCAGGGAAATGCACTTCATCTTGTGAGAAAAAATCCCTTCTCCTGCTTTTCATGTTCATTGCAATTTTCTTTACATTCCTCAGTAGCATTCCTGCTCTCACGGCAACGCTACG GTGTGTATCTGACCGGCAGAGATCTTTTGCTCTGGGAATCCAGTGGATTGTTGTAAGAACGCTAG GTGCttggatttgttttctttttgataGCCCTTTTACTATATAA
- the SLCO4A1 gene encoding solute carrier organic anion transporter family member 4A1 isoform X1, which yields MEMPHSETVENGYSDMANSQEHGKPLSNDTLHSNAISPLDSCKRPLCDTNSGPKKQCKKINEENTACGWGPFKPDCLQVCNTPKGILFFLCLASFLQGMTVNGLINTVITSLERRFDLHSYQSGLIASSYDIAACVCLTFVSYFGGNGHKPQWLGWGILVMGFGSFVFTLPQFATSSYKVNFSEEIGMCHSNQSAPCTPSTSSLSNYRFIFMLGQFLHGIGATPLYTLGVTYLDENVKTSYSPVYIAIFYTAAILGPAAGYLIGGSLLNIYTEIGSHTDLTPENPLWVGAWWIGFVGAGAAAFLIALPILGYPRQLPGSQRYVVMRRSETHQLKDGSDITTANPDFGKTVKDLPLSIWLLLKNPTFFLLCLAGATEATLISGMSTFGPKFLESQLSLSASDAATLFGYLVVPAGGGGTFLGGFFVNKFKLRCSGMIKFCLFCTLISFLATSIFFLHCPNMPMAGVTLHSNRTLPEGILQLMEDCNENCECLTENYSPICGSNNIMYYSPCLAGCTKGTILPNGQKVYRNCSCIPQGHATAGKCTSSCEKKSLLLLFMFIAIFFTFLSSIPALTATLRCVSDRQRSFALGIQWIVVRTLGAIPGPIAFGWVIDKACILWQTQCGDQGSCYVYQNSDMSKYTLTAGFVYKVLGFVFFLIALLLYKPPTGSPKSLPSTASDDNPDLSENHTPLPKQNGI from the exons ATGGAAATGCCTCATAGTGAGACAGTTGAAAATGGGTATAGTGACATGGCTAATTCACAGGAGCACGGTAAACCGTTGAGCAATGACACTTTACATTCAAATGCCATCAGCCCCTTAGATTCTTGCAAAAGACCTCTCTGTGACACAAACTCTGGACCAAAAAAACAGTGCAAAAAAATCAATGAAGAAAATACTGCTTGTGGATGGGGGCCTTTTAAGCCTGATTGTTTACAGGTTTGCAATACACCAAAGGGAATTCTATTTTTCCTTTGTCTAGCTTCCTTTTTGCAAGGCATGACTGTAAATGGCCTCATAAACACAGTCATTACCTCATTAGAACGACGTTTTGATCTCCATAGTTACCAGAGTGGACTGATTGCTAGTTCATATGACATTGCAGCATGTGTCTGTTTGACGTTTGTCAGCTACTTTGGGGGTAATGGACATAAACCTcagtggctgggctgggggatTCTAGTCATGGGATTTGGCTCCTTTGTGTTTACATTGCCTCAGTTTGCCACTAGTAGCTACAAAGTGAACTTCTCTGAAGAGATTGGAATGTGTCACTCCAATCAGAGTGCACCTTGTACACCAAGTACCTCAAGTCTCTCAAACTACAGATTTATCTTCATGCTTGGGCAATTTCTTCATGGAATTGGAGCCACACCTCTCTACACTCTTGGAGTTACCTATTTAGATGAAAATGTCAAGACCAGCTACTCTCCGGTCTACATTG CTATTTTCTATACTGCTGCAATACTTGGCCCTGCTGCAGGTTACCTGATAGGAGGATCTCTACTTAATATTTATACAGAAATTGGCAGCCA TACTGACCTTACCCCCGAAAATCCTCTATGGGTTGGGGCCTGGTGGATAGGCTTCGTAGGGGCTGGAGCTGCTGCGTTTCTCATTGCCCTGCCCATCCTTGGCTATCCTCGTCAACTGCCAG GATCCCAGCGTTATGTGGTAATGAGACGATCTGAAACTCATCAGTTGAAAGACGGAAGCGATATTACAACGGCCAACCCAGATTTTGGAAAAACTGTTAAAGATCTGCCTCT CTCCATCTGGCTACTCTTGAAGAACCCCACTTTCTTCTTACTCTGTTTAGCTGGGGCAACTGAAGCCACACTCATTTCTGGAATGTCAACTTTTGGGCCCAAGTTTCTTGAATCCCAGTTAAGTTTAAGTGCCTCTGATGCTGCTACCTTGTTTG GTTACTTGGTGGTGCCAGCGGGAGGCGGCGGCACATTCCTTGGAGGATTCTTTGTGAACAAGTTTAAGCTTCGCTGTTCAGGAATGATCAAGTTTTGTCTGTTTTGCACATTAATAAGTTTTTTGGCAACCTCCATCTTTTTCCTGCACTGTCCCAATATGCCTATGGCAGGGGTCACCCTTCACTCTAACAG AACCTTGCCAGAAGGCATCCTCCAGCTGATGGAGGATTGCAATGAGAACTGCGAGTGTCTGACAGAGAACTATAGTCCCATCTGTGGCTCTAACAACATCATGTACTACTCTCCCTGCCTCGCAGGCTGCACTAAAGGAACCATCCTTCCAAATGGCCAGAAG GTTTACCGGAACTGTAGCTGTATTCCTCAAGGTCATGCTACAGCAGGGAAATGCACTTCATCTTGTGAGAAAAAATCCCTTCTCCTGCTTTTCATGTTCATTGCAATTTTCTTTACATTCCTCAGTAGCATTCCTGCTCTCACGGCAACGCTACG GTGTGTATCTGACCGGCAGAGATCTTTTGCTCTGGGAATCCAGTGGATTGTTGTAAGAACGCTAG GTGCTATTCCAGGTCCAATTGCCTTTGGTTGGGTGATTGATAAAGCTTGTATACTATGGCAGACCCAGTGTGGGGATCAGGGCTCTTGTTATGTTTACCAGAACTCAGATATGAGCAAATACACACTCACTGCTGGATTTGTTTACAAG GTGCttggatttgttttctttttgataGCCCTTTTACTATATAAACCACCAACAGGATCACCAAAATCTCTACCTTCTACTGCATCAGACGACAACCCTGACCTCAGTGAAAATCATACTCCGCTTCCAAAACAAAATGGTATATAG